From the genome of Longimicrobium sp.:
CCGGGTCTGACTCAGGAACGGGCTCTCTCGCACCAATGAGCTTACCGACCTCTTTGCCGACGCCACCCGCCCAATTTATGCTCCCACACCCGTTTCATCCTCCGTGGTCGCGCGCAGCGCGGTGGTAGACTCAGGATGACACCCTTTCGGGGCGCGGAATGCACGATCGATCGTGAGATCTGGTATCATGCGACATGGGAAACATCGAGTCTCACGCAGAGTCAGCAGAGTTAGCAGAGAAAACCTCTGCTGACTCTGCGTGAGAAAAATTCTTTCCCGGGAGCCCGGTACAAAACGGAGGAACTGAGAACCGAGTCCTCTGTTCCTCCCTGTGATTCCAACTCGTCTCCGCCCGTCCAGATGCGCGGCCCCGGGAGCCTCGCTAGCTGTCTCCGGCGGCGTCCCCGTCCGCGTCCGCCGCCGGGCCGGCCAGCAGCAGCGCCCCGCAGAGCACCAGGGTGCAGCCCGCCATCTCGAACAGCTCCTCCACCCCCACCTCGATGGCGCGGAAGGCGGGCGTCGCGGCGCCGTGGAGGAACAGGTGCCCGACCAGCTCGATCGCCACCCCGCCCGCGAACATGGTGACCACCCCGGCCGCGAGCCAGAGGCTCTCCCGCCGGTGCCGGTACAACAGCTCCCGCAGGCCGGGGAGGGTGAAGTACAGGAAGACGGGGAGCGCGGCGGCCGCGATCAGCGCGTACGCCGCGAGCCAGGCCCCGCGCCCCGCCGCATCGAACCGCTCGTGCAGCGAGGCCGCCTCGTCCAGAGAGAGGAAGAGGAAGCCGAGCCCGAGCAGGAAGAGCAGGCGCGAGAGGGCCGGCCGGGACGTCCGCCCCTCCCGCGCCCCCACCAGGAACACCGCCCCGGCGGCGAAGAGCTGGAGCGAGGAGAACCAGGCGGGGACGGACTGCTCCGCGTCCAGGTCGAAGAGCGCGTACAGGGCGCCCCAGTCGATGGCCCGGTCGGTGACGCGGATGGCTCCGTAGAAGAAGAAGAAGGCGAGCTCCACGGCCAGGAGGAGGCCCAGCAGGCGCACGACGCCCGCCCGGGTGGCGCGGATGCGCACGTCCAGCAGCGGCATCGGGCTGCTACGGGGAATGGAGGCGCGCCCGGCCGGGGAGCCGGAGCCCCGGCCGCGATCCGACGGAAACCGCTCGATCTCTGCGATGGCGACGCCGCCGGGTGCCTGTTCCATGGGAATCACCCCGCCAATCGGTTGAACCGCAGCAGGCGCTCCACCTGCTCGCGGCGCAGCGCCCGCACCAGGTCGCGGTCGGCCAGCCGGGGGCGGCGGCGGAGCGCGGCGGCCAGGTACCCCCACCAGAACGCCAGCCCGCTCAACACGTACGGCGCCTCGGCCATCCGGTAGAGCCCCCGCGCCGCCACGAACAGCGGGTGCGAGCCGATGATCCACGCGCCCTCGCCCCACTGCGCCTTCCCCCTGAGCCTCCCCTCCGCCGAGCCGTGCTGCCGCAGGTGCCGCACGGGGATGTCCAGGTTCGTGGTGCGGTACCCCAGCGAGCGCATCTTCACCAGGTCGACGATGTCCCACCCCAGCGTGGCGATGAAGCCGCCCATCCGGTCGTACACGTCCTTGCGCACCGTCTTCAGCGGCCCCGGGACGTTGTGGGCCGGCACCCGCCAGCGCACCTCGCGCCCGCCGATGGTCTCCACCGGCACCCCGCCGGCGGCCGCGTGGTCGGGGTGGGCGTCCAGGAAGCCCAGCACGCGCTCGAAGTAGTCGGGCGGGAACACCAGGTCGGCGTCGAGCTTGGAGACGTAGGCGAAGTCCAGGTGCCGCACCTGCTGGTACGCGGCGTCGAAGGCGCGCACCACGCCGCCGCCCATCTGCCGCTTCGCGCGCGGCGGGAGCTGCAGCAGGCGCACCGAGGGCGACTCCGCGGCAACCGCGCGCACGATGTCGGGGGTGCGGTCGGTGGAGCCGTCGTCCACCACGTAGACCAGGTCGGGCGGCTCGGTCTGCGCGAGCAGCGAGCGCAGCGTCCCCTCCAGGAAGCGCTCCTCGTTGCGCGCGGGGATGATGGCCACGTGCCTCATGCGCCCGCTCCCGCCGCGGCCAGCGCGGGCTCTTCCGGGGGCCGGACGTCGCGCCGGGCGGCGGCCGTGCCCTCGCGGGCGCGCTCCAGCCAGGTCTGGAACATCAGCACGCTCCACAGGTCGAAGCGGCGGTCGCGCTCGCCGGACAGGTGCTCGCTCCAGCGGCGGCGCACGGGGGCGGGGTCGAAGAAGCCCTCGGCGGAGAGCCGCCGCTCGTCGAGGAGCGCCTCGGCCCAGTCGCGCAGGGGGCCGCGCAGCCACTCGTCGACCGGGGTGCAGAAGCCCATCTTGGGCCGGTCCACCAGCGCGCGGGGGACGTAGCGGTAGAGGAGGCGCCTGAGCACCCGCTTCCCCTCGCGGCCGCGCACCTTCATCCCCACCGGGAGCCGCCAGGCGAATTCCGCCACCCGCGGGTCCAGGAGCGGCATGCGCCCCTCCAGCGCCACCGCCATGGCGGCGCGGTCCATCTTCACCAGCATGTCGTCGGCGAGGCCGAGCGCGAAGTCGCGCAGCATCATCCGCTCGCGCGCGTCGTGGAGATGCGGCCACGGGCCCGTGCGGAGGTCCGCCGCGGGCGGGGCTCCGGGGACGGCCGCCGCGGCGCCGTCGCGCCAGTCGCTCACCAGCCAGTCGAGCACCTCGCGCGCGCCCGGCGACGGGAGCACCGCCGCCAGCTGGTGCACGCGCTCGCCCAGGGTGCGCCGCCCCACCCGGCGCGCCTCGCCGCCGGGGGCCAGCAGCCGGTTCCACGCGGCGGCCGGGACGGCGGAGAGCGCGCGGGCGAGCCCAGAGCGCGCGGGGCGGGGGAGCCACCCCACCGAGCGCCAGGCGCGGTGCGCCCAGCGGTAGTGCTCGTAGCCGCCGAACAGCTCGTCGCCCCCGTCGCCCGAGAGCGCCACGGTCACGTGCCGCCGCGCCAGCTCCGCCACCAGCACGGTGGGGATCTGCGAGGGGTCGGCGAAGGGCTCGTCGTAGACGTCGGGGAGCCGCGGGATCACGTCCAGCGCGTCCCGCGGCGTCACGTACAGCTCGGTGTGGTCGGTGCCCAGGTGGCGCGCCACGGCGCGGGCGTGCACCGCCTCGTCGTAGAACCCCTCGTGGAAGCCGATGGTGAAGGTGCGCACCGGCCGGGTGCTGCGGGCCTGCATGAGCGCCACCACCAGCGAGGAGTCGATCCCCCCCGAGAGGAAGGCGCCGAGCGGGACGTCGGCCTCCATGCGCATCCCCACCGCGTCGCCCAGCAGGGCGTCGAGCGCGGCGAGCGCCTCGTCCTCGCTCCCGCGGAAGGGGTCGCGGGCGGCGGCCTCGGCCAGCGCGGCCGCGTCCCAGTACACCTCGGGGCGCGCCTCGCCCGTCCCCTTGACGGCCAGCAGCGCCCCCGCCGGGAGCTTGCGGACGCCGCGCCAGATGGACAGCGGGGCGGGGACGCACTTGTGGCGGAGGTAGCGGGCCAGCGCCTCGCGGTCCACCTCGCCGCGGAAGGCGGGGTGGGCGGCCAGCGCCCGCAGCTCCGAGCCGAAGAGGAAGACGCCCCCCGACCAGCCGTAGTAGAGCGGCTTCTCGCCGGCGCGGTCGCGGGCCAGGTACAGCACGCGGTTGCGGCGGTCCCACGCCGCCAGCGCGAACATCCCGTTGCAGCGCTCCAGCGCCCCGCGAAGGCCCCACTCGGCGACCGCCTCCACCAGCACCTCGGTGTCGGAGCGCCCGCGGAAGGCGCGCCCGCGCCCCTCCAGCTCGCGCCGGAGGTCGGCGTGGTCGTAGATCTCGCCGTTGTAGGTGAGCACCCAGCGCCCGCACGCCGAGCGCATCGGCTGGTGCCCCAGGGGGGAGAGGTCGACCACCGAGAGGCGCCGGTGCGCGAGCGCCACCCCGGCCTCGGCGTCGGCCCAGGTGCCGTGGTCGTCGGGGCCGCGGTGCGCCAGGGCGCGCCCCATGGCGGCCGCGTGGGGCGCCTCGCCGCGCTCCAGCCCGCCGGGGCGGTAGAGGCCCGCGATCCCGCACATCGCCGCTACCCCTCCCCCGCGGCGGCGCGCGCGCCGGGCCGCCGCCGCGCGCGCAGCCGCACGCCGGGCGAGAGCCGGGTCCGCGGCCCGGCCGGCGCCGCCGCGGGCGCGGGGACCCCCACCGCCATGGCGGCGGTGGCCACGAAGAGGAGCCAGTGGAGGTTCTGCGCCAGGATCGAGCTCTCGGTGAGGTTGCCCAGCAGCATGAAGGAGAGGAAGGAGAGCATCCACAGCCCCTCCTCGCGCGCCCCGGCCAGCACCGCGCCGGTGGCGCGGCGCACGGCGCCGAAGAACGCCGCCGCGAAGAGCACGATCCCCACCACCCCCAGCTCCAGCCCCAGGTCCAGGAAGCCGTTGTGGGCGTGCCAGGGCTCCCACCCCACGGCGGCGTAGATGGTCAGGGCGTGCGCGTTGAGCTGCCAGAAGGCGTCGTACCCGTAGCCCCCCAGGAGGCGGTCCTGCAGCGAGGCGGCCGCCGAGCCCCACAGCTCGGTGCGCCCGGTGAGGCTGGCGTCCTTCCCCAGGAGCCCCAGCGCCGCCTGGGGGTCGGAGGCCACGAAGAGGACCAGGGCGGTCACGGGGAGCGCCACCGCGATCGCCGCGGGGACCAGCCAGGCGCTGCGCGAGGCCAGGGTGCGGTAGAGCGGGACCAGCGCCAGCAGCACGCCGAGCGCGACCAGCGACGAGGCGGAGCGCGACAGCAGCACCAGCGCCACGGAGAGCGCGGCCAGCGCCAGGTACGCCCGCCGCCGCCCGCTCGCTCCCGGGCGCTGGGCCAGGAGGAGGAAGGTGAGCGTGCCCAGCGCCATCACCCTCCCCATCCCGTTCTTGTGCTGGAAGACGCCGCGCCACGCCCCGTCCAGCTCGTCGTGGTGGATTCCCAGCCCGGGGAGGAGCACGGCGAAGGCCACGGAGAGGACCGCGGCGATCCCCAGCGCCCACCCCAGGATCGGGAGGAACTCGCGCCCGCGGAAGCGGCCCGCCAGCCAGAAGCCGCAGAAGGTGGTCCCCGCCACGGCCACCGCGCGCCGGAGCGTGATGTCGGGGAACTCCGACCAGGCGGCCGAGGCGAGCGCCAGCCCCACCAGCAGCAGGGTGGCGGGGCTGCGGAGCGCGGCCGCGAACACCTCGCCCGGGGGGCGCAGGAAGGTGAAGACGAGCGCCAGCGCGAAGAGGGCGGCGCGGATCGCCTGCCGGTGCGGGTCGCCCTCCTCCAGGTTCGCGGCGCCGTCGGCCGACCCGTTCAGGAGGGGGAGGACCGCGCTGGAGAACACCAGCAGGAGCACCACCGCGTAGACGCGCTCGGCGGCGCCCAGGATCCGCTCCAGCGCGGCGGCCGTGTGCACGCGCCGGGGCGAGACGTGCCCGCCCGCGCGCACGGGGGGCGCGTCGGCCGGGAGCGGGTACGAGGAACGGTAGGGGGCGAGCGTGCTCATGCGCCGTGCGTGGTCCGGTATTCGTCGTAGCGGAAGCCGGCGAGCCCGGCCACGCTCCCCGCCCCGAAGCAGATGCCGCGGAGCGCGTCGACCGCCGCGTGCGTGCCGGAGAAGGGCGCCGCCAGCATCCTGAGCGTCCCCACCCCGATCCGCCCCACCGCCCTGGCCAGGCGGAGGGCGCGCACCCGGAAGGCCGGGTCCAGCTCGCGCTCGCAGAGGGCCCAGGTGTTGCCGCGCCGGAACGCCCGCCTGAGCAGCCAGGAGACCCGGGTGCGGCTGGGCGGCACCCACTCCCAGGCCAGCGCGTCGTCGGCCCACACGATGCGGTGGCCGGCGCGCGCCACGCGCAGGAAGAAGTGGGTGTCCTCGCCCCCCGCCAGCGCCAGCCTCGCCGAGAACGGCCCCTCCGCCCCGCCCAGCGCGCGGAAGACGGAGGCGCGCACCAGCACGTTCCCGGTGTCGGCGTAGGGGAGCCGCGTCCCCGTGGCGTGGCGCGGCACCTCGAAGAAGCGACCGCGCTCGATCCAGCGGGGGACCGGCGCCTCGAAGCGCGGCATCACCGGCCCGGCCACCACGTCGGCCGCGTGCCCGGCCTGCACGCGCAGGAGCTCGTCCAGCCAGCCGGGCTCCGGCTCCTCGTCGTCGTCCAGGAAGGCGATCCACTCCGCGCCCGCCTCGGCCACGGCGCGGTTGCGGGCGAAGGAGATCCCCCGCCGCGGCTCCGGCACGTAGCGCACGGGCCAGGGGAGCGACGGGGCGAGCGCGGCGACCGTCTCCCGCGCGGAGCCCTCGGGGTCGTTGTCGACGACGACGACCTCCAGCTCCCCCTGCAGCCGCTCCGCGCTCACCCGGGCCAGCGCCTCGAGGAGCCGGGCGAGCCCGCGCGGGCGGCGGAAGGTGCAGACGCACACCGAGACGCTCATCCCGCCCTCCCGACGGCGGGCGCCGCCGTCCGCAGGCGGCGCAGCGCGGCGAGGATGCGCTCCTTGCGCTCCAGGCCGAAGGCCAGGATGAGCAGGCGCCCGGGGAGCGTCCGCGCCGGGGTCCCCCGCCCGGACCCAGCGCCCGCGCGCGCCAGGCACTCGCGCCCCAGCTCCCGGTGCCCGGCCTGGAAGGCGAGCTGCGCCAGGTCGGCGTAGCGCACGGCCAGCGCGGCGCGGTAGCGGTCCAGCCGACCCTGGGCGGCCAGGGTGGAGGAGACCCGGTCGAGCACGGCGAGCCCCGAGCGCACCGCGGCCGGGGAGCGGCCGCCGCTCACGGTGGCGCGCCCGGGGCCGTGGCGGCGGTAGAACGCCCCGTTTCCTTCCGTCCGCGCCAGGGGCACCCCGGCGGCCAACGCGCGCATGGCCAGGTCGCCATCGTCGTGCAGGGTGAGCGACTCGTCCCAGCCGCCCGTCCGCTCCCACACCGCGCGCGGCCAGAGGAGCGCGCACGGCGGGCACCAGCCGTCCCGCAGCCAGGCGAGCAGCGGGTCGGCGCCCGCCGCGCGGGGCGGCCGCGGCGCCGGACCCGGCACCCAGCCGCCGCCGTCCCGGCTCGTAAGATAACGCCACCCGCACGCCACCAGCGCCCCGGGCGAGCGCTCCGCCGTCTCCACCATCGTCTCCAGCGCGTGCGCCTCCAGCAGGTCGTCGGCGTCCAGGAAGAGAAGCCAGTCGCCGGAAGCGAGGTCGGCCCCGCGGTTGCGCGCGTGCGCCCCGCCGCGGTTGGCGGGGAGCCGGACGGCACGCACGCGGTCGCCGTAGCCGGCGATCACCTCCCAGCTCCCGTCGGTCGACGCGTCGTCCACCACGATCACCTCCACCGCGGGCCAGCCCTGCGCCAGCGCGGAGTCGATCGCCTCGCCCACGAAGGGGGCGGCGTTGTAGCAGGGGACGATCACCGAGACGGTGCCGGGGGGGCGCATCGCCGTCCTCACGCGGAGAGCCGCAGCACGCGGGCCAGGGGGAGGCGCAGCGTGGCCGGGAGCCGGCGGACGCTCCCCTCCAGCCGGCCGAACAGCTCCGCCGGGCGCAGCGCGTCGGGAAGGAGCGCGAGGCCCAGGAGGAGGGCGAGCCCGCCCGCCGCCACGTCGGCGGCGAAGATCGCCAGGTGGCCGGCGCCCCGGGCCTCCAGCAGGCGCGAGGCGGCGAGCACCGCGGCGCCGGTGAGGAGCCCCAGCGCCACGCCGGGGAGCTGCGCAGCGAAGAAGTCTCTCCAGCCGCGGCCCACGATGGTCAGGCTGAGCCGCGCCATCGCCAGGTACATGAAGCCGATCGCCCCCGCCACCGCGGCCGCCACCCCGCCCACTCCCCAGCGCGCGCCGAGCGCCGCCCCGCCCACCACCAGCGCCGCGTACGCCGCCTGCCGCCACAGCTCCGAGTACACGCGCCCCGAGGCGTGGGTGAGCGCCCCCGAGACGTGGTAGACGGCGCGGAAGAGCCCGGCGGCGCACAGCAGGCGCAGCGGGAGCGCCATCCCCGCCCAGGCGGGGCCGTAGACGCCCTCCGCCAGGTGCGGGGCCGCGGCAGCGATCCCCGCCATCAGCGGGGCGGCGGCGAGCGCGCTGGCCTGCACCGCCGCCAGATAGGCGCGGCCCAGGCGCGCGCGGTCGTCCTTCACCTCCGACATGGCGGGAAGGAGCACGTGCCACATCACGTCGCCCACGGCGGCCAGCGGCAGCGTCATCAGGTTG
Proteins encoded in this window:
- a CDS encoding O-antigen ligase family protein, translated to MSTLAPYRSSYPLPADAPPVRAGGHVSPRRVHTAAALERILGAAERVYAVVLLLVFSSAVLPLLNGSADGAANLEEGDPHRQAIRAALFALALVFTFLRPPGEVFAAALRSPATLLLVGLALASAAWSEFPDITLRRAVAVAGTTFCGFWLAGRFRGREFLPILGWALGIAAVLSVAFAVLLPGLGIHHDELDGAWRGVFQHKNGMGRVMALGTLTFLLLAQRPGASGRRRAYLALAALSVALVLLSRSASSLVALGVLLALVPLYRTLASRSAWLVPAAIAVALPVTALVLFVASDPQAALGLLGKDASLTGRTELWGSAAASLQDRLLGGYGYDAFWQLNAHALTIYAAVGWEPWHAHNGFLDLGLELGVVGIVLFAAAFFGAVRRATGAVLAGAREEGLWMLSFLSFMLLGNLTESSILAQNLHWLLFVATAAMAVGVPAPAAAPAGPRTRLSPGVRLRARRRPGARAAAGEG
- a CDS encoding glycosyltransferase; translated protein: MRPPGTVSVIVPCYNAAPFVGEAIDSALAQGWPAVEVIVVDDASTDGSWEVIAGYGDRVRAVRLPANRGGAHARNRGADLASGDWLLFLDADDLLEAHALETMVETAERSPGALVACGWRYLTSRDGGGWVPGPAPRPPRAAGADPLLAWLRDGWCPPCALLWPRAVWERTGGWDESLTLHDDGDLAMRALAAGVPLARTEGNGAFYRRHGPGRATVSGGRSPAAVRSGLAVLDRVSSTLAAQGRLDRYRAALAVRYADLAQLAFQAGHRELGRECLARAGAGSGRGTPARTLPGRLLILAFGLERKERILAALRRLRTAAPAVGRAG
- a CDS encoding glycosyltransferase family A protein, which produces MRHVAIIPARNEERFLEGTLRSLLAQTEPPDLVYVVDDGSTDRTPDIVRAVAAESPSVRLLQLPPRAKRQMGGGVVRAFDAAYQQVRHLDFAYVSKLDADLVFPPDYFERVLGFLDAHPDHAAAGGVPVETIGGREVRWRVPAHNVPGPLKTVRKDVYDRMGGFIATLGWDIVDLVKMRSLGYRTTNLDIPVRHLRQHGSAEGRLRGKAQWGEGAWIIGSHPLFVAARGLYRMAEAPYVLSGLAFWWGYLAAALRRRPRLADRDLVRALRREQVERLLRFNRLAG
- a CDS encoding glycosyltransferase family 2 protein, translating into MSVSVCVCTFRRPRGLARLLEALARVSAERLQGELEVVVVDNDPEGSARETVAALAPSLPWPVRYVPEPRRGISFARNRAVAEAGAEWIAFLDDDEEPEPGWLDELLRVQAGHAADVVAGPVMPRFEAPVPRWIERGRFFEVPRHATGTRLPYADTGNVLVRASVFRALGGAEGPFSARLALAGGEDTHFFLRVARAGHRIVWADDALAWEWVPPSRTRVSWLLRRAFRRGNTWALCERELDPAFRVRALRLARAVGRIGVGTLRMLAAPFSGTHAAVDALRGICFGAGSVAGLAGFRYDEYRTTHGA
- a CDS encoding lipopolysaccharide biosynthesis protein, which encodes MSARTLSERTVSAGQWRMAAWGVQAALQLGFGVVLARLLPPRDFGVVALAWVVVSFAELLAQLGLGVALVQRSDLTARHVRTAFTASLLTGAAAAALLWVLAPFSGPLLDAPDLPPVMRGLSLLFLTGALGGTARALLQRRLDFRALFVVDVTSYGAGYAGVALALALAGHGVWSLVWGTVAQSLLASVLALALARHPLRPLLGRIELRELCGFGVAASLNQLVNHAARNADNLLVGRLLGAGALGLYGRAFNLMTLPLAAVGDVMWHVLLPAMSEVKDDRARLGRAYLAAVQASALAAAPLMAGIAAAAPHLAEGVYGPAWAGMALPLRLLCAAGLFRAVYHVSGALTHASGRVYSELWRQAAYAALVVGGAALGARWGVGGVAAAVAGAIGFMYLAMARLSLTIVGRGWRDFFAAQLPGVALGLLTGAAVLAASRLLEARGAGHLAIFAADVAAGGLALLLGLALLPDALRPAELFGRLEGSVRRLPATLRLPLARVLRLSA
- the asnB gene encoding asparagine synthase (glutamine-hydrolyzing); translated protein: MCGIAGLYRPGGLERGEAPHAAAMGRALAHRGPDDHGTWADAEAGVALAHRRLSVVDLSPLGHQPMRSACGRWVLTYNGEIYDHADLRRELEGRGRAFRGRSDTEVLVEAVAEWGLRGALERCNGMFALAAWDRRNRVLYLARDRAGEKPLYYGWSGGVFLFGSELRALAAHPAFRGEVDREALARYLRHKCVPAPLSIWRGVRKLPAGALLAVKGTGEARPEVYWDAAALAEAAARDPFRGSEDEALAALDALLGDAVGMRMEADVPLGAFLSGGIDSSLVVALMQARSTRPVRTFTIGFHEGFYDEAVHARAVARHLGTDHTELYVTPRDALDVIPRLPDVYDEPFADPSQIPTVLVAELARRHVTVALSGDGGDELFGGYEHYRWAHRAWRSVGWLPRPARSGLARALSAVPAAAWNRLLAPGGEARRVGRRTLGERVHQLAAVLPSPGAREVLDWLVSDWRDGAAAAVPGAPPAADLRTGPWPHLHDARERMMLRDFALGLADDMLVKMDRAAMAVALEGRMPLLDPRVAEFAWRLPVGMKVRGREGKRVLRRLLYRYVPRALVDRPKMGFCTPVDEWLRGPLRDWAEALLDERRLSAEGFFDPAPVRRRWSEHLSGERDRRFDLWSVLMFQTWLERAREGTAAARRDVRPPEEPALAAAGAGA